One window of the Arthrobacter sp. zg-Y919 genome contains the following:
- the rplI gene encoding 50S ribosomal protein L9: MAKLILTHEVTGLGAAGDVIEVKDGYARNYLLPRGFALTWTKGGEKQVESIKAARAAREHASLEDAQKQAAALSAKPVKLTVKAGESGRLFGTVKPGDVAAAVEAAGLGTIDKRKVELPTHIKSVGSFQANVRLHNDVAAVIDLDVVAG; this comes from the coding sequence ATGGCAAAGCTCATTCTGACCCACGAAGTAACCGGTCTCGGCGCTGCCGGCGACGTCATCGAGGTTAAGGACGGTTACGCACGTAACTACCTTCTGCCCCGCGGCTTCGCTCTGACCTGGACCAAGGGTGGCGAGAAGCAGGTTGAGTCCATCAAGGCTGCCCGCGCTGCCCGCGAGCACGCTTCCCTGGAAGATGCTCAGAAGCAGGCTGCTGCTCTCTCCGCCAAGCCGGTCAAGCTGACCGTCAAGGCCGGCGAGTCCGGACGCCTCTTCGGTACCGTCAAGCCCGGCGACGTTGCTGCCGCTGTCGAAGCTGCCGGTCTCGGCACCATCGACAAGCGCAAGGTTGAACTGCCGACTCACATCAAGTCGGTTGGTTCCTTCCAGGCCAACGTCCGCCTGCACAACGATGTTGCAGCAGTCATCGACCTCGACGTCGTTGCCGGCTAG
- the rpsR gene encoding 30S ribosomal protein S18, whose translation MAKAELRKPKPKSNPLKAADITVIDYKDVALLRKFISDRGKIRARRVTGVSVQEQRKIAQAIKNAREVALLPYSGAGRG comes from the coding sequence ATGGCTAAGGCTGAACTTCGCAAGCCCAAACCAAAGTCCAATCCCTTGAAGGCCGCTGACATCACTGTCATCGACTACAAGGACGTAGCATTGCTGCGCAAGTTCATTTCCGACCGCGGAAAGATCCGCGCTCGTCGCGTAACTGGCGTGTCCGTGCAGGAACAGCGCAAGATCGCGCAGGCAATCAAGAATGCCCGCGAAGTTGCTCTCCTGCCTTACTCCGGCGCTGGCCGCGGCTAA